From the genome of Salvia splendens isolate huo1 chromosome 7, SspV2, whole genome shotgun sequence:
cgaccgtctcggccgcctggctcggcacctcggccgcctggctcggcacctcggccgaccgtctcggccgcctggctcggcacctcggcgcctggctcggcacctcggccgaccgtctcggcctcctggctcggcacctcggccgcctggctcggcactggctcgaTCATGTGTACACCCGTTTTTccccaaccaacgattctcaaaccctatacaacaaccacaccacacattctacatcccaaaacacacccaaacacctgggatcaacCCTTCAACACTCTCCACcacactgccctaggccgaaccctaaaactctcggccaacacacacgaaaccctcaaaccaaacgctgattcctccgagccatctcttggccaaacacacccacagaCTTCACAAAAACGAAGCACTCAGACACACCCCCATTGCACACACATACATCACCCAGAACACACAactcgcagaactgcgcagtttacttgcgaaaatcataaaaaaatcatacgacctccaaagaagctgaaatttacacaccacacccaagacacatccaagtttatacagttaaaatttcgtatcAAAAGGAGATCTTCTGCTCAGTcgaaaaggggtcggaacccactgtcagttatcaccgaaaacatgttcaacacaaacacatagccacaaatcctATTCGACATCTAAACCAtccaaaaacgtcctacatgcatgtttttcgaaATTATCACGAGTTAGGGTATCGGGTTACCTTTTccggatagttcaacgtaaTTCACACGCTTTACTTCttcttccgactccgattcacaacgagaGTGCGTATCACCTTGAATAATCCACCAttcgatgagagggagtgaaagaaaaagatgagaaccgagagggagaaaggAGAGAAGCTTACCGATGAGAGAACCCttcgagagagatgagagattgagtgatgagggagggagagattgagagagagtaGATAGCCACGGTTGTGAGGAGTGGGaggaggttgagaaattagtgggagAGGGGGGGGTTTTCGAAAAACAGAGGAAGAGGGAGAGGAAAAAAGAATttagttaattaggattttaattcatgATTTATTAATTATCCCAATTATAAAATGCCTAGGTAAAATATATCCCATCcacaacaataaaataaatcaattaagattttccacaccatgttttaaacaagaaaaCACAAAAAGATCAAccattaattaaaagaataaaaattcaaaaaaaacataaacatattttttttttcggatgTTACACAAATATACTTTGCAAAAACCAGTACACTCCAATAATTGAGTAGTCAAATAAACTTCATATTCAAACCATGCAGTCTTGAGTAGTAAATATTAATTATGGCATTAAATTCAGGGAGATAGGCAATTTTTATTTGCCGGTTATTTGCTCTAAATTTCCCAATAATTTAATGATTCAGTGCTCTAAGGGAGTAATTTGTTTGATTTTCTTCAagaattagaattaaaattaaaattaaaattaaaattagtttcTATTACTTTCAATCTCTTAAAAATGATATCTTTAATATGCATTTCCGCAATCTTAATCTTCCTTTAACAGAGGAGAAGTGGCATTTAAGTAAAGATTAAGTGATGAACACTCCATGGCGGCGCCACCCCTCTCTTTTCGCCGAGCAGCCGCCGAGAATGTTGGGAAAGAAGAAGAGTATTTATAAGACAAGTAAtctgaaatttttttatcattccAAGCTAGTATTTGCAGATTCAGTTtggaaattaaattaagaaaagTACTGCAAGAATGAAATTCGGATGTGTATAATAAGGAGACACATTTTCGAGCCTGTGTTTGATAATGAAAGACGAAATTTTTAGAAATAGAAAACAAAAGTGTGGTGAATCGAAATCATTAAAATTAACTCAAccgaaaaaaaatcatttacaAGTCTGAAAGCAGACCACAGAAAGTCATAAAGGAGGCGAGAGATGCGGTCCTCACGTGCCCGGCATGTGATCCATCAAAGCGTGCGAATTAAGAGAGGGGCAGCTGAGCTCCATGTCCTTTAATTCACCCGCTTTGGGTGGTTGTAGGCTTGTAGCTGCACACCATATTCTGTATAGCTAATTACCGGAGTTTTCTCTCctaacaagaaaaaaaagagaaggaaatcACGGTTATTTTCAACTCAGACTCGGTAGTGGGGCCTCGCCCTCTTCACAATTTTTATGTACAGCTATTGTTGTTGATTGCTGCCCTTTGTCCCCACTCACTTAAGCACCTCATTCATGGCTGCCCCAACCCTTCTCTTTATTCACATCAAACCCTTCTCTGAACTCCATCTCTGCTCTGCCTTTACCTCCAAGTCTTGTTCTTCCTCGTAAAACACTAgattttcacttttattttattattattctatttttttgggGTGCATTACTCGCCAATTTTGTTGAATTGAGTTTGAAGCAGCTCAGAATGAGGGGATCGCCGGTGCAAAGTTTGCACATTTGGGCTTCAATTGTGCTTCTGGCTCTTCTGTGtgagaatttcttttttttttcaatttaagtTAAAGCTATTTTCGGCTTCTTTGTTTTGCCTCGTTTATTGAGTGATCTGTTAAGTTTGATGCTTTTGTTATTCTTGGCATGTTTTTGGGTTTCCAAGAAATGAGTGAGTTGGGTTGGGTTGGTTTGTGATCTGAATGCGGTTTGAGGATGCAAGTATATTTCCAAAAATGGTTGAGTTAATTGGTGCTTTTGTCTTTGTATTTTTGGTTCCATGTATTGGTTATCTCAATTTCTTGAACTCTGCTGAAGCTTACGGGAATGGCATTCAACTCCTTCGATATGTGTAAtacttcaaaatttaaattttttaatataaatccCACCTCATCTGTGGCTGTTATGTGTTTGATAATGTGACTGGAATGTTTTCAATGAAAACTGTTTGGGTTTAGAATTGGGGATTCAGAACTCTTCCCTTTTTAAACGCATGATTACCAACATTTTCATGATAGTCTCACGAGAATTAGATATTACCATTgaaaaattctgaagaaattatGTTTCTTATGGACTCCCACTTCTGTATTCACAACGGCAAAAGATTTAGCATGAAAGGTGATTGTCAAGTCTGGAGGAATAGAATTTCAATTCATGTTCGACAATATAAGCTAAGCTAATGAATACATTCAAAAGATTTAGCATGAAAAGCGTTTGTAAAGTCTAGTGCAGTTCTCAAGAGTCTCACTTGTGTGCAGTAGTATAGTCATCTCAGCTTCTGCAGGTAAATGTTGTACTTATTTTCTGTAAAACCATCCGGGAGCGATTAATGATTTTTTAATATAGGAGATACCAGATTCAACTATGTCAAAATTATCGTAATTTGTCAGCAATCTACATTCCTACACTTGATGAAGCAGTGAAATATAGCTTAGTTGTTATTGATAAATTCTGCAGATATGATCTTTATTAACATTATATTGCATTTTCTTGTGTTTATTAGGACATTTCAGTAAAGAGTGTAACCTGAATTAGATAAAGTAAAATGATGATTAAATCACACTTGACCTTATGTGCTTATAATGATTTGCATGATGTTAAGTTAACAACTCAATATGGTTTGTTAAATATTCTAAAGTTTCAATCGTTTATACTGGGAACTTGCTGCTTATACAGGTATACATGAATCATCTGGAAACTCTTTGGGTAATTCTGCTCTGGCAGAAAGAAGGGCGGATTTACTTTTACCCCAAATTTCCCCAACTGCTGCTCCTCAGCCGTTTCTTCCTCTTCTGGCTCCATCTCCATTAACACCATTCACAAATAGCACAATCCCCAAATTATCTGGTTTGTCTCTCTCACCTTCTATATTCCAAAAAATAGACATTAATTTTCATGTTGATTCACTTTTgtactaatttaaatttaaatctaaTCAGGAATTTGTGTGCTGAATTTTACGTCACTATCAAATATGATGATGGTGACATCAACTGATTGTATGGCTGCATTTGCACCAGTTTTGGCTAACGTAGTGTGCTGTCCTCAAGTTGAGGCTACATTGGGGATTCTCATTGGCCAATCTAGTAAATATACCAATACACTAGCTTTAAATGGAACACTTGCTGCACATTGCCTTTCAGATTTTCAACAGATTTTGGTGGGTCAGGGAGCCAATGATAGTTTATCTAAGATTTGCTCGATTCATTCATCAAATCTTACTGGAGGTTCTTGCCCAGTTAGCGACGTTTCTGAGTTTGAGAGCGCTGTAGAAACATCTAACCTTCTAGCTGCCTGTGGGAAGATTAATTCTGTGAATGAATGCTGTGAGCAAGTTTGTCAGAACGCTATTCTTGATGCTGCTAGGAAGCTTGCCCAAAAAGCTTACAGTCTTCTAGCCGTAGATGGTTCTCATGTGCTGTCTGATCACACAACTAGGATTAATGACTGCAAAAGTATTGTACTGCGATGGCTTGGAAGTAAACTCGAGCCTTCTCGTGCAAAGGAAGTTCTTCGAGGAATATCTAATTGCAGAATTAACAAAGGTAAATTTAATGAACGcatgatattatttatttgTAACAATTTACTTCAGatgttggctctgtatatgtcAACATTATGTTGCTTTCAAAATATTTTCTACACACACACTTCATGCATGGCTAAATTAATGTTGGAAAcgaattattaaaataataatccCCCCATTGTTTCTAATCCCcacaagaaagaaagagagctGCCCCAAAATTCTATGAGACCGTGACTATGATTTTTCTGTAATTCTTTCTATCCGCTAGCTCTTTTCAGACTCTCAATCCCTCATAATATATCTGTTGTTCAGTCTATTCATCATTAAAGTGATAATCATTTTCCTGTAACAGTTAGGATTCTTCCTTCACTCTTTATGCCCTTACAGAAATTTTCATAATGTCAGTTAGATACGGAGTATTTTATGCATCTCGTTTTCCTAGTCAAGACATGCAACTGAAAAAGGTAGTGACATTTATTGAATGTAAAGAAATTTATTATTAGGCCCATATTTTAGTTACGAGTATCTTCAACCTCTTTACAAATGTTATTCTTCTAGATTCACATACCAGCAGATGTCTCTTCATTGTCGACTTTAATAACTGGAGCCTTTAGTCCTTTTACTTAGTCTTGGAAGTGCACAAGCTCTACACTACTTTTGCCccacatttaattaattaaatgtcgATGAAGAATTTCCcatatacattaattaaaagttAACGCCGCTTCTACTCTTACATTGCTACTGCAGGATGTCCTCTGAATTTTCCAAATATGAGTCATGTCATAGAATGGTGTGGTGCTGGAAAGAGTAATCAAACAGCTTGTTGCAGTTCACTTGAGAGCTACGTCTCTCACCTGCAAAGGCAGAGCTTTGTCACAAACTTGCAAGCTTTAAATTGTGCTGCATCACTTGGAGTCAGATTACGGAAAGCAAACATTACCAAGAATGTCTACAGCCAGTGTCATATTAGCCTCAAAGACTTCTCCCTCCAAGGTTAGTTTGGTCTTCCCACTACTTACATGTCATTACAACATAAATGTTGAACTGCTCCTAATGCTGAAAAATTTGTTGTTTTGTCATGCTGGTCTGCTTGGGCATTGGCATTGATCACATCACTTCTGCAGTTGGTGTTCAGGGTAAATTTCTAACCTTTGCTTACACTATTTGTGATCAGATCACTGTAACCAACTTGATAGGTTTGGTTGTGATTTTCAATACCTTTTTTTTGAAGAATTGATGCCCGATTTCAAAGTGCATATGAAAGATAAATTGATCATGGGATAATATTTCTTGTCAATCAAAGATAAATTTACCAACAAAGATAATTCATTCCTTTCCTGATTCTATCTTAAATTTACTACCACAGAGAACGCACCCTTACAGACAGATGCTTTATAGGCTTGTTGCACTCGGAGCTGAGAAGTTTTGGAAATACTATTTTTCTTTGATTACTTAGTTTTATATCAAAGTCATAAGTGCAATACCTGACAACGCACAAGAAATTGTTATACACAATTTGAAACCTTGCTAATAGAGTTGATATAGCTCCTAATGGATCCCCCTTCATGGCTTCTAGGTTCTTAATTGGCAACCTGAAATCTGACTGAATAAAGATGTTATTATGCTTTTCAtattattacaatttttttattgattataaTCCCACTTGATATCAATTTTGTCTTTGAGTAGAATCTGGATGCCTCCTTCCCAGCTTGCCATCAGATGTAATATTTGACCAGTCTGCAGGGGTCAGCTTCGTCTGTGACTTGAATGACAACATTCCAGCCCCTTGGCCTGCAACCACACAGTTGCCAACTTCATCATGCAACAAAAGTACATTTACTAATTCACCTAGTGGGATACTTAAAGATGTTTCTCTTCAGAACTACTCACAAAACTTATTTTTTCTTACAGCAGCTGTCAAAATTCCTGCTCTTCCTGCAGTGGCTTCTGGGCAAAGTAGTAAGTCCACTCTGTGCGCTACAATTATTCTACTTGTTACTTTTGATACTGCATTTTGCCATTAAAAAAAACTTTCATGTTGCATATTATAATGATCACCGTCCTCGTAGAACTTGGTAGTTCAATATTTTCTTGTCAAGACAAGAGGGTAAAAATTAGAACTTACCTTTGATGCTATCTTTCCTTAAGCTGTTGCTGACACGAAAATTTGTCATATCAGATTTTCAGCAAAAGGGCGCAAACTATATTCCATCTTTGATTGCCTTCGTTGCCATCTTGATTGTGGTGTAGATCCTACTAGAACAAGTTGTGGTTATATATTTGATGTGCTCAATCTGAACCAAAGAGGTGAAAGCATAAAACGCTCAAACTGAAGCCAAGGAAGCACACCTCCAGCTAGGTTCTGACCGACCCTCAGTCGAAAATTGACTCAGAGGTTAAATTTCTTACAGTTATCATTTATATATCTTATTATGTGCTAGtctaattattatttgtaaAGAAGCTCCAAAAGGATGGCCAAATTCTTGTTGATTGCAATGCCTACCGTGTATATcagtttggatttaattttgtTGCCATACATGTTGCCTCATTCATTGATTTTTTATACTTCAAGGAAGTTATTATTCGTTTTCAATTACAATAGCAATACAATGTTTACACCTTAAATTATTTATCTCATGATTGCATTGGTATTCTTGTTGGCTACTGCCTACTTGGCTTCATCTCAGCAGAATAGAACATCCCTTTCCTACTTTAACAATATTTGAAGCTTCTGCAACTTCATCACTGACTTCACTTCATTGTTTTCACTGGATTCCATCCCTGGATGAGTTATCTACCCTACTAAACATGCGTGTATACGGAGTATTAATTAACCAATGCCATGAATGACAAGTTGACAACTGATAAACACGATGAATTGAACCAGCATTTGACTCTCTGACATAAGACTCATGTTAATTTTTCAAGTTGTGAgaaattaatactagtaatttaCATGGTTTTTGTGACATTATCATTTCCCTCAATTTCTACATTAGACCATCACAACTGGTATAACCCCATGCGGCCATGCCTCTTCACATATCTCTACACACAATTTTTCCATTAGTTAACACATAAATAACAAAACTAATtcattaaaaatcataaaagtTAACAAGTCTTAATATTAACTAATATTCGTAGATTAAATCATTCATCATATGATTGATTTTTCAGGTGTCGGTCAATATCAAATTACATAGAAAGTTAGAAACCCATATTTTCTATGCATGAACACGAAACTAAACAATTGGTATAACTATAACAGTTGTCCAATATCACACACTCACAAAGTGAATAGTATGACAACGACAAGTCGCTAAAAAATGCAAAACAATTCGTTGCCGCAGAATGTGCTTCAAAAACGATTCTTGATATTTAAGACTTGAGTTAAACCGAGATTCAATTCAACACACTTGAAGCAATCATGTGTAAGAAGTGACAAACAAGGCTCAAGGAACCATTTGAAGCCTCGTGTTTTTACCCATTGTGCATTCCATATCACCAAAAGAAAGATGACAGCTTAACAACCTTTCATATTACACTCGCCTATAAAAACACCACACCATTATATTATTCATTCCTTATAGAAAGTTGCACTCTGATGAAAAATATGGCAAACTCGTCTCACTTAAAGTGGACCTTAACTATGTCAACTGTGTTGAAGATTCAGCAAACAGCTTCTGCAAATCACAGAAATAGCCATCAGTAGCTTTAGGTTTGCCATcacatagagagagagagagagagagagagagaggaaactCACAGATTTTGGGTGACAAGGATGGCCGACCATGCAAAAACACCATAAATCCACACAACAGCTTTCCTGGACTAGGTTTCGTATAATCAAAAAGTCCTGTTCAAATGCACATCGTCAATCAACTTCCATATCATCCCATTTACCTCTCAAGTCTGATTCTCGGTCATGCTTGGATTCTGTCACATGTTTGTACACCCTGAAAACACATTTTCTCAGTTAAATGACTGGCATTAAGATAAAATCAAAGCAAAGCAATTCCTACATATTCCCCTAATTTTTGAAGAGAGTGAGATATATGATGTTGAAGATCATTTTACAAGGAAATAATGAAGAGAAATAATTACAGCCTAAAGACAATCGAAGGAGGCTTATACTATGAGACAATGTTATCCAGAGAGTTGGAATTCCCCTTTATGTAATTTCGTGATGATTGCAGACTTAATTTACGTCTATTCGGTCAAAGAGCATCAAATTCGAGGCAGGTGGAAAATATGAGAAACATATTAAAGTCCACGTATGAGTAGCCATATATAAACAGGCCTGAACTATTTGTTTCAGTGACTATAGGAGTTCCAGACATACGCATGCAGAGCATCAGCTTTTCTCGAGATTTCACTCGACCAAAGTACTGGATCTGCATTCTTAGGGAGTAAATCTTGCTGCTGTTTTTTCTCTTGGAGCCACAGCTCTGCTTTATTGCATTCCCTAATAACCTTCAAAAAGATcaaagtgaagaagataataGTGATTTTTTCAGAAATAGACAGACATAGTATCATAAACAATCAAATCCAAATGATTTTATGTTAAAGGGACGTACTGCATCCCTTGCACTTGGTGAAAGTGATCCTACAGCCACCTGAAACTCCTCGATGCAGCTCAATAGGTTTCTAGTGGCCTGTTCCCTGGCTGCCTCATCTTTGTATCGATTTTCAATTGGATCCACAATCTGATTAAATAttgagaataataaataaatagtgaCAACAAAGTTGAATAGATACCAAAAAAACTCAACAAACCTTTTTCAAATCCTGTAACCTTTCAGTGTAAACATATTCTGACTCATCATCTCCATCTCCGTAAATCCAGTCTTCAGTTTGTTGCAAGTTACTGGAAATTCCGTCTTTTTCGAAATCAGTGACAAAGCTCCGGTATGTATCTAAAAGCtgttaaaataataatattaaataaagtaGCATTATGAGATATCCAGAAAGGATAATAGTAAGGCACTAGAACATATTCAAAGATGAAACACATAATTAAGAATCCCGTGCAAGAGTACTGCATCCATGACAATTAACCAATTAAAGAcaattaaatgtcaacacaaacaCACTACAGTTCCCTATAAAAGGTGGACATCAGAAGTCATTCTTAAGTGCAGGAAAGTATTCTAGCATTTGACCTTCAATCAAATGGATATCATTTTTTTAGAATTAATGACCGTCTACTTTCAAGTTCACAGTAAGTTACGGAGCCCTATTCGCATTCACCATTATTGAAGTTCACAGTAAGTTATGGAGATAAACACCAAAGTCTATGCTACTTGCACTATTTCtcataaaatttaatactaattgAACATTGTCATTATAGCTGAATCAATAAAAATCCCAGTAACATATAAGAGTACAAAACAACCTACAAAGAGAAGCACGTCTGCACCTTATTTCGCGTTTCATATACATACGCCTCCAgtgcattttttttctctttggtCCTTTCCATATTTATGTCTTGCTGGGTAAACTGTAGCTCTTTCTCTTGAGCTCGGCAGAGCTCATCAGGTGCCATCCCACCATATATATTCTCATCCACCAATATATTCTGTCGTCTGACAGCCATTAGCCGTCTCATCTCATGACCCTATAATAGGGGAAACCATAATATTTTGACAATCATTTATTCATTTTAGCTTtagaatttgaagaaaataatgaGTTTCACTTGATTAACTTCGATGTATTCATCAGTCATTACATTTATCATTAGAATTTAGAAGCAATACATGAAatgtttttatcatttttatagaGAAAAATTGCAAATTCATGTTTCAAGGGTAATCCAAAAACAGAGCAGTTGAAGAGAACAACAAAAAGAGACAATGGTAATACCATAAGCCTGATGAAGCAGTATACCACATATATCAAAGGAGTCATTACTTGTAATCCATGTCATATATACTATAGAagtattcaaaaaaaaattcacgaGGAGACTATCATGTCGTTCAGCCTAAGAGTCATTTAATAGGTGTTTACTCGGACTTACAAGAGGACCATTTGATTTCTTAGATGACTCGGAATTGCTAGGGTCAACATTTGAATGGGCATCAATGCTGTTGTGTCCAGAAGAATCATCCACATGATCACCTACCAGCTGCATAGAGATGTATAGTGTTCTATAAAACATGGCACCACACTATCAAGGCTCCTAATACGAAATttctaataaaaaaacacacaggCACACACTTACAGATGCAGAATCTATAGAGACGACTCCATGCAGATTTAGCACAAATTTGACTTTTATCTTTGTCTTCTCCTCATTGGGAACTCTGAATGGCCCAATCTGCATAATAGATATCATCAGATAAAGAGTATCAAGATATTCTGATCAGAGACattgataaaagaaaagaagaacCTCAAACCTAGAAAGCAGACTAAGAAATATGTGAACAACACGAACCTCTAAATCTAAAAAGCAGACTAAAATTTGTGCACAGCCTGAATCTCTACACCTACCATCTTCAAGTCTCTAAGTATATAATTAGGCTATTGGATTTAAGTACTTTAAGTTCAAATGCTTCACCATATAAGCAACTAGTTAAGAATTTAAGGGCTCCTCTTCCTGACTCTTTCCTTAAGGTTCCAGTTTGCAAGTCCCTCTGATTAAGAGAATGTCCCATCAAGTTGCACTAGTACATCGTGCAGGTGACTAAGCTAGACACCAGATACTGTGGCAGAAACCAAAGTCAAGGTTCAAGCATTCAGTTGTAATTTTTCTGCCGAGGATCATCACTATACTGTCACTATAGTATATTGACTATTTTCTAATGATTTACCCATGATCCAAAAAAAAGTATGTCCAATTTATTAACTCATGCCAGCATTAATTCTGAACGCAAATGAAACACATCCATCATAAACAACCAAATCGCCCAAAAATCATACCATAAGAACAGGTCACTATAGTAGATTTCATATTGcaagaataaatataatacaTTCCACTCTTGTGGGAAGCAGCAGcatctctctctttccctcCTCTTTTTTAGTATTCCAAAAAAGTTGGTTGTTTTGAGTAGTTGAATGAGTTAATACAGTTATACCGTATAAGAGCTGATTCCTGTTGAGACACCAGAAGGCAACTCATTTTGATTTGCATAGTAAGCTCCCATGTGAAATATATCATTTCTGTACAATGTAAGAACTTTTGTACTTGGAAAAGGATTGCCTTTTGGAAACAACACTCCGTCAGCTAAGGAGCGGATTGGCCCTTCATCTGATGCAAAGGCAATTGAGAAAGGAAAGCAGTCCACTACCTGCAAATAAGGGGCAGATATTTAGAGTCCTGTGAGTGGCTAGGAGAACATTAGCTTTCATGATCTCTACAGGGGCTCTACTCTCTAATCAAGACTATAAGGCTTGCGAGTGCGAGATGAATACAATTTCAAGTAAGGCAACACATATTCttcttttcattttctgcaTGTGGTTATTTCTCTCTTTTCATTAAGTTGGTTTGCAGGTAAGATTAGTGGGGAGGGCTGTATGGTCACAGGACAGAGTGGTAGGATGCTAACCTGGGTCCAGTTTCCTATTTTTTAATTCATTGGTTACTGTAAGACCACTGTTCTGGAAAACCATCATAGAGTGAGTTGAGCAACTATTGGGAACTGATGCATACATACATATTttcaaaacaataattaaatttcaatatcAAAGGAGAAATATATGATGCAAGTGAATAGCCGCATAAAACAAACCTCATACTCTCTCACTCGGAATATGGGGCTTAACATTGCACATTGAAGGGCACAGCCACGAGCGACACACTCACTTGCATTCAGAGTCCTACCGGCCTCCTTTCTAAAAAGTGAATTTATAATCTTTGTAATGGCAGGTATCCGAGAACCTGACCCAACAAGCTCAACTGTGTGAATCTTATCAACACTTAAACCTGATTCTAGCAAAGCCTTTTGACATGGAATACTAATCCTTTCCAGCAATGGAGCAGCCAAATTCTCAAACTCATCTCTTTTGATGTATCCTTTGACGTCTTTTTCATCCATCAAGCACTCAATACTCAGTGGTGCCTCTGGGTTAGCACTCAAAACTTTCTTCAATTTCTCACAAGCTGCTCTCAGCCTAATAGAAGCCCGAGTACTAGAATAAACATCAATATTGTATTGTTCCCTAAACATAGCTGCAAAATGTTTAACCAGAACTTCATCAAAGTCTCTTCCTCCTAAGTTGCTGTCAAATGCATGGGATAGTACCTTCATATGCCCAGGCTCAAATGATACAACAGCAACTTGTGTATCACTATGACCAACATCTACGAACACAACATTTGCTGGACCCCTGTTTGAAAACTCTGGTTTGTATATACCATAACCCAGTCCAACAGCAGTACAGTCATGCATCAGCCTTACTGGACTCAACCCTGCAATCTGTGCAGCATGCAAATATGCACGTCTCTGCAAAGCCGTGAAGTAACACGGTATACCGATCACACAGTTGGAAATCTGCATCTCAAGATTTTTCTGTGCGATCTGCTTTAGGTGGGCAAGCAGCATTGCCAAAATCTGTACAGGGGTAAAAGTGTGTCTTTCATTCAAGTATTGCAGGTGAATCAGGATTCCTCCATCAGGTCCTTCTGATGTCTCGAATGGGAGCAATCTTAGGTCATCCTGCACAGAAGGCTCACTATAATTCAGACCAATTAACCTCTTGACCTGAGATACAGTCGACTTGGGATGCATAGTTGCAGATGCAGCCCCAGCAGAGCCCAAAAACCTCTGCTTCTCGCCAAACGAAACCACTGCTGGATTTTCCCGTTTTGACTCATCATTCAACAAGACATCAATTCCTCGTTGTTTAGCCACTGCTATAACAAGGTTCTCATTTCCAATGTCAAACCCCACTACACTCATTTCCATATTATAGCAACCTTAACTTGTGGCCAACTACGCGGaattccacaccaaaatcacagGTTCAAATCCTAAAGCCAAATACCAGCCACACATAATATTCAGACCTCATGATGCAAGATAAATCCAATTATTCACACAGCATTTTTCATCATGTATAGATATCAATTTCATATTCTGTGAAATGAATTCTAAAAACTGTTGCAACATACTTATTACAATTAGCAGCATTAGCCAAACATCTGCACATGGTAAAGTAATCCGAACAAGTAAAAAAAGGGATGATAATTGTGTGTTTATAAATACGTGGCCCAAACAAGCGAATGTGGTTGCGAAAATTAAAGTTGAGAGG
Proteins encoded in this window:
- the LOC121810269 gene encoding uncharacterized GPI-anchored protein At1g61900-like isoform X1; translated protein: MRGSPVQSLHIWASIVLLALLCIHESSGNSLGNSALAERRADLLLPQISPTAAPQPFLPLLAPSPLTPFTNSTIPKLSGICVLNFTSLSNMMMVTSTDCMAAFAPVLANVVCCPQVEATLGILIGQSSKYTNTLALNGTLAAHCLSDFQQILVGQGANDSLSKICSIHSSNLTGGSCPVSDVSEFESAVETSNLLAACGKINSVNECCEQVCQNAILDAARKLAQKAYSLLAVDGSHVLSDHTTRINDCKSIVLRWLGSKLEPSRAKEVLRGISNCRINKGCPLNFPNMSHVIEWCGAGKSNQTACCSSLESYVSHLQRQSFVTNLQALNCAASLGVRLRKANITKNVYSQCHISLKDFSLQVGVQESGCLLPSLPSDVIFDQSAGVSFVCDLNDNIPAPWPATTQLPTSSCNKTAVKIPALPAVASGQSNFQQKGANYIPSLIAFVAILIVV
- the LOC121810269 gene encoding uncharacterized GPI-anchored protein At1g61900-like isoform X2 encodes the protein MRGSPVQSLHIWASIVLLALLCIHESSGNSLGNSALAERRADLLLPQISPTAAPQPFLPLLAPSPLTPFTNSTIPKLSGICVLNFTSLSNMMMVTSTDCMAAFAPVLANVVCCPQVEATLGILIGQSSKYTNTLALNGTLAAHCLSDFQQILVGQGANDSLSKICSIHSSNLTGGSCPVSDVSEFESAVETSNLLAACGKINSVNECCEQVCQNAILDAARKLAQKAYSLLAVDGSHVLSDHTTRINDCKSIVLRWLGSKLEPSRAKEVLRGISNCRINKGCPLNFPNMSHVIEWCGAGKSNQTACCSSLESYVSHLQRQSFVTNLQALNCAASLGVRLRKANITKNVYSQCHISLKDFSLQVGVQESGCLLPSLPSDVIFDQSAGVSFVCDLNDNIPAPWPATTQLPTSSCNKTVKIPALPAVASGQSNFQQKGANYIPSLIAFVAILIVV